One genomic window of Blastocatellia bacterium includes the following:
- a CDS encoding right-handed parallel beta-helix repeat-containing protein encodes MQYNRPQVIIALILLALILPAAARAQNCKRLAPAGAGQDDAKVINQCLVTKGRAKLTAGTFLLYDAIVFPGAKTTDVSGVTLVGKGMDATRLVPQQIDCQNHWPLIEQQSSPYKGVIQVLRSRAAVVRGLEIDLSNLRRDCGYEGNSTIAVNRSPGSEVSQVRVKGSRYGDAGYTSGGANWGGILVVNSESVTVADNEIADVGFTVEIGSASAGREGIIIQNSANAIVQNNRLTRVAFGIEVVNSSPSLNYTGDSSGTLVVGNTIIGAANINCPECSQGRGIKLQACSVGDEPPLENLLVSDNDASQFGGANGVQGGSGLDLVCGIRYSTFERNRIFGAATAEFGLQIRSSFLSPVNATHHNRFNNNFFASGRGQLGCNNQCSDVNFTPDGPDQIGIQRNGIDRAGSNAATTFRFATDRDCSGFSHAFVNYVDGGGFVRQGERVLLAAANVRPNTAVTFRFVRLADNQEVARFISQPANRNCVMNQEYLLVDPARFTPGMYQVKADYKDGNSDATITDDTLDPIKVKAAKSN; translated from the coding sequence ATGCAGTACAATCGTCCTCAAGTCATCATTGCGCTTATTCTTCTCGCCCTGATCCTGCCGGCAGCGGCGCGGGCGCAGAACTGCAAGCGGCTTGCGCCTGCCGGCGCGGGCCAGGATGACGCCAAAGTCATCAATCAATGCCTGGTCACCAAAGGCCGCGCCAAGCTCACCGCCGGAACCTTTCTGCTCTACGACGCCATTGTCTTTCCGGGCGCCAAGACGACAGACGTTTCCGGCGTGACACTGGTCGGCAAAGGCATGGACGCGACCCGACTGGTGCCGCAGCAGATCGATTGTCAAAATCACTGGCCGTTGATTGAGCAGCAATCGTCGCCGTATAAAGGGGTGATTCAGGTCCTGCGCTCGCGCGCGGCCGTGGTGCGCGGCCTGGAGATCGATCTGAGCAACCTGCGGCGCGATTGCGGCTATGAAGGCAACTCGACGATTGCCGTGAACCGCTCGCCCGGCTCAGAGGTCAGCCAGGTGCGCGTCAAAGGCTCGCGCTACGGCGATGCAGGCTACACCAGCGGCGGCGCCAACTGGGGCGGCATCCTGGTGGTCAATTCCGAAAGCGTGACGGTTGCCGACAACGAGATCGCCGATGTCGGGTTTACCGTCGAGATTGGCAGCGCCTCGGCGGGACGCGAAGGCATCATCATTCAAAACTCGGCCAACGCCATCGTCCAGAACAATCGTCTGACGCGGGTCGCCTTTGGTATTGAAGTCGTCAACAGCTCGCCGTCGCTCAATTACACGGGCGATAGCAGCGGCACCCTTGTCGTGGGCAACACGATCATCGGCGCAGCCAACATCAACTGCCCTGAATGCTCGCAGGGGCGCGGCATCAAGTTGCAGGCGTGCAGTGTCGGCGACGAGCCGCCGCTCGAAAACCTGCTGGTGAGCGACAACGACGCCAGCCAGTTCGGCGGCGCAAACGGCGTGCAGGGCGGTTCGGGGCTCGATCTGGTTTGTGGCATTCGTTACAGCACGTTTGAGCGGAATCGCATCTTTGGCGCGGCGACGGCAGAGTTTGGCTTGCAGATTCGCAGCTCGTTTCTGAGCCCCGTCAATGCGACGCATCACAACCGTTTCAATAACAATTTCTTTGCTTCGGGGCGCGGCCAGTTGGGCTGTAACAATCAATGCTCGGACGTGAACTTCACGCCCGATGGCCCCGACCAAATCGGCATCCAGCGCAATGGCATAGACCGCGCCGGCAGCAACGCGGCGACGACGTTTCGCTTCGCGACGGATCGTGATTGCAGCGGTTTCAGCCACGCGTTCGTGAATTATGTGGATGGCGGCGGCTTCGTTCGCCAGGGCGAGCGCGTCTTGCTGGCGGCGGCGAATGTGCGGCCCAATACGGCGGTCACTTTTCGTTTCGTCCGCCTCGCGGATAATCAGGAGGTCGCCCGCTTTATCAGCCAGCCGGCGAATCGCAATTGCGTGATGAATCAGGAATACCTGCTGGTTGACCCGGCACGGTTTACGCCGGGGATGTATCAGGTGAAGGCCGACTATAAAGACGGCAACAGCGACGCGACGATCACCGACGACACGCTCGACCCCATCAAAGTCAAAGCCGCCAAATCAAATTGA
- a CDS encoding LEA type 2 family protein: MSSEPLRQTARRIGISGAARRGLIVALCLFAFAATAAAQNRIPNDDYSDKLISVSVREVILEAIDFQDQTARMSIALDVKNPLPLKLKDFDYRLRLYGLEAITGDYDGEMKLGGKRPLRINLPVRLNLRAIPQIIWSAFRNSGRLKFDLDTAFTLPLFVIEKRFDKTFSGDVPLKSLVDAATMLRASKLGF; encoded by the coding sequence ATGAGCAGCGAGCCATTGCGGCAAACGGCACGGCGCATCGGCATCTCAGGCGCGGCGCGCCGTGGGTTGATTGTCGCCTTGTGCCTGTTCGCCTTCGCGGCGACGGCGGCGGCGCAAAACCGTATCCCGAATGACGATTATAGCGACAAGCTGATTAGCGTCAGCGTCCGTGAAGTGATTCTCGAAGCGATAGATTTTCAGGACCAGACGGCACGCATGAGCATCGCGCTCGACGTCAAGAATCCGCTGCCGCTGAAGCTGAAAGACTTCGATTACCGCCTGCGGCTCTATGGGCTTGAGGCGATCACCGGCGATTACGACGGCGAGATGAAGCTGGGCGGCAAGCGGCCTTTGCGCATCAACCTGCCGGTGCGCTTGAACCTGCGGGCGATTCCGCAGATCATCTGGTCGGCGTTCAGGAACAGCGGGCGCTTGAAATTCGATCTCGACACCGCCTTCACGCTGCCGCTGTTCGTCATCGAGAAGCGCTTCGACAAGACGTTTTCCGGCGACGTGCCGCTGAAGAGTTTAGTCGACGCGGCGACCATGCTGCGCGCCAGCAAGCTTGGGTTTTGA
- a CDS encoding DASS family sodium-coupled anion symporter, with protein MEAVSDRAEVKPVASPPPRRRLLVRWGVVLMAGLVIFILPHPSAITTQSWGLLAIFVATIVGMIVQPMPGGAMVLLGVAALALTGALPVRQALSGYGDPVVWLVLAAFFMSRGMIKTGLGRRIAFWFIRALGKRSLGLGYALVATDVLMGTFIPSTGARSGGIIFPIAKSLAEAYDSHPGPTARRLGAFLMTMLYQCEVIICAMFLTGQASNPAIAKFAGQLTGMDLSYSRWMLGAIVPGVISLTVVPLLIYRLFPPEIKRTPVASTMAASELEKMGPMTRAEKLMMMVFALVALLWMTTALHHIDYAVVALVGIGVLLLSGVLDWGDVLGERSAWDVFIWYGGLIRMAEALGESGITKQFADAVAGFTTGWMWWGALAALLLVYFYAHYGFASITAHATAMYLPFLAVILLAGAPPYAAALLLAYCSNLMAGLTHYGTTPGPIYFGAGYVRQQTWWWLGFLASVPNLIIWATAGFLWWKLLGWW; from the coding sequence ATGGAAGCCGTCTCTGACCGCGCAGAGGTCAAGCCTGTGGCCAGTCCGCCGCCGCGCCGCCGTCTGCTCGTCCGCTGGGGGGTGGTGCTGATGGCCGGCCTCGTCATTTTTATCCTCCCGCATCCGAGCGCGATCACGACGCAATCATGGGGGCTGCTGGCCATCTTCGTCGCCACCATCGTCGGCATGATCGTTCAGCCAATGCCCGGCGGCGCGATGGTGCTGTTGGGCGTAGCGGCGCTGGCGCTCACCGGCGCGCTGCCGGTGCGGCAAGCGCTCAGCGGTTACGGCGACCCCGTAGTGTGGCTGGTGCTCGCGGCATTCTTCATGTCACGCGGCATGATTAAGACGGGGCTGGGCCGCCGCATCGCCTTCTGGTTCATCCGCGCCCTCGGCAAGCGCTCGCTCGGCCTGGGTTATGCGCTGGTGGCGACAGACGTGTTGATGGGCACTTTCATTCCTTCGACCGGGGCGCGCTCCGGCGGCATCATCTTTCCCATCGCCAAGAGCCTCGCCGAAGCCTACGACTCGCACCCCGGCCCGACGGCGCGGCGGCTCGGCGCATTTTTGATGACGATGCTCTATCAGTGCGAAGTCATCATCTGCGCAATGTTTCTGACCGGGCAGGCATCGAACCCGGCGATTGCCAAATTCGCCGGCCAGCTCACGGGCATGGACTTGAGCTACAGCCGCTGGATGCTTGGCGCGATTGTGCCGGGCGTGATCTCGCTTACAGTCGTGCCGCTGTTGATCTATCGGCTCTTCCCGCCAGAGATCAAGCGGACGCCGGTGGCTTCGACGATGGCGGCCAGCGAGCTTGAAAAGATGGGGCCGATGACGCGCGCTGAAAAGCTGATGATGATGGTCTTCGCGCTGGTCGCGCTGCTATGGATGACGACGGCGCTGCATCACATCGATTACGCCGTGGTGGCGCTGGTCGGCATCGGCGTCTTGCTCTTGAGCGGCGTGCTCGATTGGGGCGATGTGCTGGGCGAGCGCAGCGCCTGGGACGTCTTCATCTGGTATGGCGGCTTGATTCGCATGGCCGAGGCGCTGGGCGAATCGGGCATCACCAAGCAGTTCGCCGACGCCGTGGCGGGTTTCACGACCGGTTGGATGTGGTGGGGCGCGCTGGCGGCGTTGCTGCTGGTCTATTTTTACGCGCACTATGGATTTGCCAGCATCACGGCGCACGCGACGGCGATGTATCTGCCGTTCCTCGCGGTCATCCTGCTGGCGGGCGCGCCGCCCTACGCGGCGGCCTTGCTGCTCGCCTATTGCTCGAACCTGATGGCCGGGCTGACGCACTATGGCACGACGCCGGGGCCGATCTATTTCGGCGCCGGCTACGTCAGGCAACAGACGTGGTGGTGGCTAGGCTTTCTTGCCTCTGTGCCGAACCTCATCATCTGGGCCACCGCCGGCTTTCTCTGGTGGAAGCTGCTCGGCTGGTGGTAA